A region from the Lolium perenne isolate Kyuss_39 chromosome 4, Kyuss_2.0, whole genome shotgun sequence genome encodes:
- the LOC139830323 gene encoding uncharacterized protein, whose protein sequence is MILHVVGDNQRFRVIHNTFRRSTETISRYFHQVLYAIGELRGEMIKPASMNTPTKIQNSYRWFPYFRMSTKSCFFYLSDLWYCQKHDCVLIILHDCIGAIDGTHVTVKVPRSMHAAFRGRKHYTSQNVLAAVDFDMRFTYVIVGSEGSAHDASILTDSLSRPDGLQILDGKFYLGDVACRPGILPPFRKTRYHLNEFSVKHRPLNARELFRHSGLRVTIERAFAALKKQLGWGEDEFFEEVVTFDEVETGHGVDAGDNDAWKVKRQEWATAMWEARGNTTI, encoded by the exons ATGATTCTTCATGTCGTCGGTGATAACCAGAGGTTCAGAGTCATCCATAACACATTCAGGCGATCCACGGAGACTATCTCTCGGTACTTCCATCAGGTGTTGTACGCAATTGGGGAGCTCAGAGGTGAAATGATCAAGCCAGCATCAATGAACACACCAACCAAGATCCAGAACAGCTACAGGTGGTTCCCCTATTTCAGGATGAGTACAAAATCATGTTTCTTCTACCTATCAGATTTGTGGTACTGTCAGAAACATGACTGTGTGCTAATTATTTTACATGATTGCATTGGGGCTATTGATGGTACTCATGTCACTGTAAAGGTACCGAGGTCAATGCATGCAGCATTCCGCGGGAGGAAGCACTACACCAGTCAAAACGTGCTAGCAGCTGTGGATTTCGATATGAGGTTCACCTACGTGATTGTTGGGTCGGAGGGTTCAGCTCATGATGCAAGCATCCTGACCGATAGCTTGTCAAGACCTGATGGGTTGCAAATCCTTGACGGTAAGTTCTACCTTGGAGATGTTGCATGCCGACCTGGAATTCTACCTCccttcaggaaaacaaggtaccACCTCAACGAGTTCTCTGTGAAGCACCGACCTCTAAATGCGAGAGAGTTGTTCAGACACTCAGGCCTTAGAGTCACCATTGAGAGGGCCTTTGCTGCATTGAAGAAACAG CTAGGTTGGGGTGAGGATGAGTTCTTCGAAGAGGTTGTCACTTTTGATGAAGTAGAGACCGGTCATGGCGTGGACGCAGGCGACAATGATGCCTGGAAGGTGAAGAGGCAAGAGTGGGCAACCGCAATGTGGGAAGCCAGAGGCAACACCACCATctga